The following proteins are co-located in the Salinigranum halophilum genome:
- a CDS encoding DUF655 domain-containing protein has protein sequence MTTSESGDAVDAGGGESKERELRMAVVLDVLPHGRTDDDRPRYKKSPLAYALGESDFRLVELRLDDDSDVSIGDRVVVEPAGERVDVAEVRDVEYTALSNTALSELEYVVDEILTEHESRFVDFYNDAQPITIRLHQLNLLPGIGKKLRNNILDERKRGPFESFSDLEERISGLHNPKDILAERIMSELRDDDLKYKAFVRWDAES, from the coding sequence AAGAACGTGAGCTGCGTATGGCCGTCGTTCTCGACGTGTTGCCACACGGTCGCACCGACGACGACCGGCCTCGATACAAGAAATCACCGCTCGCGTACGCGCTCGGTGAATCGGACTTCCGGCTCGTCGAACTCAGACTCGACGACGACTCGGACGTGAGCATCGGCGACCGCGTCGTCGTCGAGCCGGCCGGCGAGCGGGTGGACGTCGCGGAGGTCCGCGACGTCGAGTACACCGCGCTCTCGAACACCGCCCTCTCCGAACTGGAGTACGTCGTCGACGAGATACTCACCGAACACGAGTCGCGGTTCGTCGACTTCTACAACGACGCCCAGCCCATCACCATCCGTCTCCACCAGCTGAACCTCCTCCCCGGAATCGGCAAGAAGCTTCGGAACAACATCCTCGACGAGCGGAAGCGGGGCCCCTTCGAGAGTTTCTCCGACCTCGAAGAGCGCATCTCGGGGCTGCACAACCCGAAGGACATCCTCGCCGAGCGCATCATGTCGGAGCTCCGCGATGACGACCTCAAGTACAAGGCGTTCGTCAGGTGGGACGCCGAGTCGTAG
- a CDS encoding 16S ribosomal RNA methyltransferase A has translation MNVDGTGRRDPDRLIRRAGVRGDPDRDQHFLVDDRVLDRIPSHLPDGADTSHLLEIGGGTGALTDRLLAVGDRVTVVERDADLAAFLREEFAEAVESGRLTVVEGDALAVDLPDFSACVSNLPYGISSEIAFRLLPGGKPLVLMFQLEFAERMAAESGTSEYGRLSVGAQHYADVDVVERVPREAFDPAPAVQSAIVRTTPRDPDYTVADEAFFFDFVKALFTQRRKTVRNAIRNTTHISGIADGSAVVDAAPEELLAKRPGSLSPSEFAALTALAADYR, from the coding sequence ATGAACGTGGACGGCACCGGCCGCCGCGACCCCGACCGTCTCATCCGCCGGGCGGGCGTCCGCGGCGACCCGGACCGCGACCAGCACTTCCTCGTCGACGACCGTGTCCTCGACCGGATTCCGAGCCACCTCCCCGACGGGGCTGACACGAGCCACCTCCTCGAGATCGGCGGCGGGACCGGCGCGCTCACCGACCGCCTGCTCGCCGTCGGCGACCGCGTGACGGTCGTCGAACGCGACGCCGACCTGGCGGCGTTCCTCCGCGAGGAGTTCGCCGAGGCGGTCGAGTCGGGCCGACTGACCGTCGTCGAGGGTGACGCCCTCGCCGTCGACCTCCCCGACTTCTCCGCGTGCGTCTCGAACCTCCCGTACGGGATCTCCTCGGAGATCGCCTTCCGACTCCTGCCGGGCGGGAAACCGCTCGTGTTGATGTTCCAGCTGGAGTTCGCCGAGCGGATGGCCGCCGAGTCGGGAACGAGTGAGTACGGCCGCCTCTCCGTCGGCGCGCAACACTACGCGGACGTCGACGTCGTCGAGCGAGTCCCCCGCGAGGCGTTCGACCCCGCGCCGGCGGTCCAGAGCGCAATCGTTCGGACGACGCCACGCGACCCCGACTACACCGTTGCGGACGAAGCGTTCTTCTTCGACTTCGTCAAGGCGCTGTTCACCCAGCGACGGAAGACCGTCCGGAACGCCATCCGGAACACGACGCACATCTCGGGTATCGCCGACGGCTCCGCCGTCGTCGACGCGGCTCCGGAGGAACTGCTCGCGAAACGCCCCGGCTCGCTCTCGCCGAGCGAGTTCGCCGCCCTGACCGCACTCGCCGCCGACTACCGGTGA